One window of the Granulicella arctica genome contains the following:
- a CDS encoding carboxypeptidase-like regulatory domain-containing protein, whose protein sequence is MSSTFRPIVLKAALVLILSLISVPTMMLAQEGTGAITGAADAGAQIVLTNLDTHQVIGVMAKCDGTYRATQLKPGRYQIIEGGKNHVARSLSVTAGQDSHVDLAPASSLHKDCTAS, encoded by the coding sequence ATGTCGTCTACATTCCGTCCCATCGTTCTGAAGGCTGCTTTAGTTCTAATTCTTTCTTTGATCTCTGTGCCGACCATGATGCTCGCGCAGGAAGGCACAGGCGCCATCACCGGTGCTGCTGATGCTGGTGCGCAGATCGTTCTAACAAATCTCGACACTCACCAGGTAATCGGCGTCATGGCAAAGTGCGATGGAACGTATCGCGCGACCCAGTTAAAGCCGGGGCGGTATCAGATCATCGAGGGCGGAAAGAACCACGTCGCGCGCTCACTCTCCGTTACTGCCGGGCAAGACTCTCACGTGGATCTGGCGCCGGCATCATCTCTACACAAGGATTGCACCGCATCCTAG